In Citrobacter sp. RHB25-C09, the following proteins share a genomic window:
- the galS gene encoding HTH-type transcriptional regulator GalS has product MITIRDVARQAGVSVATVSRVLNNSALVSADTREAVTKAVALLGYRPNANAQALATQMSETIGVVVMDVSDAFFGALVKAVDMVAQQHQKYVLIGNSYHEAEKERHAIEVLIRQRCNALIVHSKALSDRELGEFMDQIPGMVLINRIVPGYAHRCVCLDNISGAKMATRMLLNHGHQRIGYLASSHHIEDDDMRREGWSSALNAQGIVAPDSWIGTGTPDMQGGESAMVELLGRNLQLTAVFAYNDNMAAGALTALKDNGISIPQQLSIIGFDDIPIARYTDPQLTTVRYPIASMAKLATELALLGAAGKLDLAANHCFMPTLVRRHSVAHRQNAAAITI; this is encoded by the coding sequence ATGATCACCATTCGTGATGTGGCGCGTCAGGCAGGCGTTTCCGTGGCGACGGTTTCCCGCGTATTAAACAACAGTGCGCTGGTCAGCGCCGATACGCGCGAGGCGGTCACCAAAGCCGTCGCGCTGTTGGGTTACCGTCCAAATGCAAATGCCCAGGCGCTGGCGACTCAGATGAGCGAAACCATCGGCGTGGTGGTGATGGATGTGTCGGATGCCTTCTTTGGCGCTCTGGTAAAAGCCGTCGATATGGTGGCCCAGCAGCATCAAAAATATGTGCTGATTGGCAACAGCTATCATGAAGCGGAAAAAGAGCGGCACGCGATAGAAGTTCTGATCCGCCAGCGATGTAATGCGTTGATTGTTCACTCAAAAGCGTTAAGTGACCGTGAGCTTGGGGAGTTTATGGATCAGATCCCCGGCATGGTGCTGATTAATCGCATTGTCCCTGGCTACGCCCACCGCTGTGTCTGTCTGGACAACATCAGCGGTGCCAAAATGGCCACCCGTATGCTGCTCAACCACGGTCACCAGCGCATTGGTTATCTGGCTTCCAGTCATCACATTGAAGATGACGACATGCGCAGAGAAGGGTGGTCGAGTGCGCTCAATGCGCAGGGGATTGTGGCACCCGACAGCTGGATTGGCACAGGCACACCTGATATGCAGGGGGGAGAATCCGCCATGGTGGAACTGCTGGGGCGCAATTTGCAACTCACGGCGGTATTTGCATACAACGACAATATGGCGGCGGGCGCGCTCACCGCGCTCAAAGATAACGGTATTTCGATCCCGCAGCAGCTTTCTATCATTGGTTTCGATGATATCCCTATTGCCCGCTACACCGATCCGCAGCTCACGACTGTGCGCTATCCCATTGCTTCAATGGCAAAATTAGCCACGGAGCTCGCTTTGCTGGGTGCCGCAGGCAAGCTGGATTTGGCGGCCAATCACTGCTTTATGCCGACGCTAGTGCGACGTCATTCGGTGGCTCACAGACAGAATGCGGCAGCGATCACTATATGA
- the yeiB gene encoding DUF418 domain-containing protein YeiB, giving the protein MERNLTLDFVRGVAILGILLLNINAFGLPKAAYLNPAWYGAITPQDAWIWAILDVFAQAKFLTLFAILFGAGLQMLLPRGRRWIQSRLTLLVLLGFIHALLFWDGDILLAYGLIGLISWRLVRDAPSVKSLLNTGILLYLAGIGVLLLLGVISDSSTNRAWTPDASALLYEKYWKLNGGVEAMSNRADSLSNSLLALGAQYGWQLAGMMLLGAALMRSGWLKGQFSLTHYRRTGFLLVCIGLLINLPAVVAQWQLGWSYRWCAFLLQAPRELSAPFQTLGYTALIYGYWPQLSRHKIVMAIACVGRMALSNYLLQTLLCTTLFYQFGLFMQFDRLTLLLFVFPVWIANLLFSVIWLRFMPQGPVEWLWRYFTLRASKVSTPHTSG; this is encoded by the coding sequence ATGGAGCGTAATCTCACGCTGGATTTCGTTCGTGGCGTTGCCATCCTGGGCATCCTGCTTTTGAATATTAACGCCTTTGGTTTACCAAAGGCGGCTTATCTCAACCCCGCCTGGTACGGTGCTATTACGCCGCAAGACGCCTGGATATGGGCGATTCTGGATGTTTTTGCTCAGGCCAAATTCCTCACCCTTTTTGCTATCCTGTTCGGCGCTGGCTTGCAAATGCTCTTGCCGCGCGGAAGGCGATGGATCCAGTCCCGACTTACGCTACTGGTCCTGCTCGGTTTTATTCACGCCTTGCTGTTCTGGGATGGCGATATCCTGCTGGCCTATGGCTTGATCGGACTTATCAGTTGGCGACTGGTACGCGATGCGCCATCGGTAAAAAGTCTGCTTAATACCGGCATTCTGCTTTATCTGGCTGGGATCGGCGTTTTGCTGCTGCTCGGAGTGATTTCCGACAGTTCAACGAATCGCGCCTGGACGCCGGATGCTTCTGCATTGCTGTATGAAAAATACTGGAAGCTTAACGGCGGTGTAGAAGCCATGAGTAATCGGGCTGATTCGCTATCGAACAGTCTGCTGGCGCTGGGCGCGCAGTACGGCTGGCAGCTAGCGGGAATGATGCTGCTGGGCGCGGCGCTGATGCGCAGCGGCTGGCTGAAAGGGCAATTTAGCCTGACACATTATCGACGGACCGGCTTTTTACTGGTATGCATCGGTCTGCTCATTAATCTGCCAGCGGTTGTGGCGCAGTGGCAGCTTGGCTGGAGTTACCGCTGGTGCGCATTTCTGTTGCAGGCGCCGCGCGAGCTGAGTGCGCCATTCCAGACGCTAGGCTATACGGCACTGATTTACGGTTACTGGCCGCAACTGAGTCGTCACAAAATCGTTATGGCGATCGCCTGCGTGGGCCGGATGGCGCTCTCCAACTATTTATTACAAACGCTGCTCTGTACGACGCTGTTCTATCAGTTTGGTTTATTTATGCAATTCGACCGGTTGACGCTGCTGCTGTTTGTGTTCCCCGTGTGGATAGCGAACCTGTTGTTTTCGGTTATCTGGCTCCGTTTCATGCCGCAAGGCCCGGTGGAATGGCTGTGGCGCTATTTCACCCTGCGCGCTTCAAAAGTCTCTACCCCCCATACATCCGGATAA
- the folE gene encoding GTP cyclohydrolase I FolE: MSSLSKEAALVHEALVARGLETPLRPPVNELDNETRKRLISGHMTEIMQLLNLDLSDDSLMETPHRIAKMYVDEIFSGLDYANFPKITVIENKMKVDEMVTVRDITLTSTCEHHFVTIDGKATVAYIPKDAVIGLSKINRIVQFFAQRPQVQERLTQQILTALQTLLGTNNVAVSIDAVHYCVKARGIRDATSATTTTSLGGLFKSSQNTRQEFLRAVRHHN; the protein is encoded by the coding sequence ATGTCATCACTCAGTAAAGAAGCAGCCCTGGTTCATGAAGCACTGGTTGCGCGTGGTCTTGAAACACCATTACGCCCGCCAGTGAATGAACTGGATAACGAAACGCGCAAGCGTCTTATCTCCGGTCATATGACCGAGATTATGCAACTGCTGAATCTGGATTTAAGCGATGACAGTCTGATGGAAACGCCGCATCGCATCGCAAAGATGTATGTTGACGAGATTTTCTCCGGCCTCGATTACGCCAATTTCCCCAAAATCACCGTCATTGAAAACAAAATGAAGGTCGACGAGATGGTCACAGTGCGCGATATCACCCTGACCAGCACCTGCGAACACCATTTTGTCACTATTGATGGTAAAGCTACGGTTGCCTATATCCCGAAAGATGCGGTGATTGGTCTGTCGAAGATCAACCGTATCGTGCAGTTTTTTGCCCAGCGCCCACAGGTGCAAGAGCGTTTAACCCAGCAAATTCTGACTGCGTTGCAGACCCTGCTTGGCACCAATAATGTGGCGGTGTCCATAGACGCGGTACATTACTGTGTGAAAGCGCGCGGTATTCGTGATGCAACCAGCGCGACCACGACCACGTCGCTCGGCGGATTGTTTAAATCCAGCCAGAATACGCGTCAGGAATTTCTCCGCGCAGTCCGTCACCACAACTGA
- the fghA gene encoding S-formylglutathione hydrolase yields MEMLEEHRCFEGWQQRWRHDSRALNCAMTFSIFLPPPRSATPPPVLYWLSGLTCNDENFTTKAGAQRIAAELGIVLVMPDTSPRGEQVANDDGYDLGQGAGFYLNATQPPWAAHYRMYDYLRDELPALIQEKFNVSERCAISGHSMGGHGALIMALKNPGRYSSVSAFAPIVNPCRVPWGDKAFTAYLGEDKSTWAEWDSCALMYASKPADAIPTLIDQGDNDQFLADQLQPAVLAEAARQTAWPMTLRIQPGYDHSYYFIASFIEDHLRFHAEHLLK; encoded by the coding sequence ATGGAAATGCTTGAAGAGCACCGCTGTTTTGAAGGCTGGCAGCAACGCTGGCGTCACGACTCGCGCGCGCTGAACTGTGCGATGACGTTCAGCATTTTTCTTCCCCCGCCGCGTAGCGCAACGCCACCGCCGGTCCTGTACTGGCTGTCTGGCCTTACCTGTAATGATGAAAACTTCACAACGAAGGCCGGCGCGCAGCGAATCGCGGCGGAACTGGGCATCGTACTGGTCATGCCCGACACCAGCCCGCGCGGTGAGCAGGTCGCCAATGACGACGGCTATGATTTAGGCCAGGGCGCGGGTTTCTATCTTAACGCCACGCAGCCGCCCTGGGCGGCGCATTATCGTATGTATGATTATTTACGCGATGAATTACCGGCGTTGATCCAGGAAAAGTTTAACGTCAGCGAACGTTGTGCGATTAGCGGGCATTCCATGGGCGGGCACGGCGCTCTTATCATGGCATTAAAAAATCCGGGCAGATACTCCAGCGTATCGGCCTTTGCGCCCATCGTTAACCCGTGTCGTGTGCCCTGGGGTGACAAAGCGTTTACCGCTTACCTTGGCGAGGATAAATCCACCTGGGCGGAGTGGGACAGCTGCGCGCTGATGTATGCCAGCAAGCCAGCAGATGCCATCCCTACCCTTATCGATCAAGGTGACAACGATCAGTTCCTGGCCGATCAACTCCAGCCTGCCGTTCTGGCAGAAGCCGCACGCCAGACCGCATGGCCAATGACATTGCGCATCCAGCCCGGTTACGATCACAGCTATTACTTTATCGCCTCATTTATTGAGGATCATTTGCGGTTTCATGCAGAGCATTTGCTGAAGTAA